The Choristoneura fumiferana chromosome 11, NRCan_CFum_1, whole genome shotgun sequence genome includes a region encoding these proteins:
- the Etfb gene encoding electron transfer flavoprotein beta subunit, protein MSRVLVGVKRVIDYAVKVRVKPDKSGVVTDGVKHSMNPFDEIAVEEAVRMKEKKLASEVIAVSCGPTQAQETLRTALAMGADRAIHVEVAGAQYETLQPLHVAKILAKLSQDEKADIVIVGKQAIDDDSNQTAQMTAALLDWPQGTFASKVEKSDSGLTVTREIDGGLEVIKTKLPAVLSADLRLNEPRYATLPNIMKAKKKPLKKVTPKDLGVDIAPRIKVVSVEDPPVRQAGSIVPDVDTLVAKLKESGHV, encoded by the exons atgtctcGAGTTTTGGTTGGTGTTAAGCGAGTAATTGACTACGCCGTTAAG GTTCGCGTGAAGCCAGACAAGTCTGGCGTGGTGACCGATGGCGTGAAGCATTCCATGAACCCCTTCGATGAGATTGCCGTGGAGGAAGCTGTTCGCATGAAGGAGAAGAAACTCGCTAGCGAGGTCATAGCTGTATCATGCGGGCCAACACAGGCACAG GAGACTCTGAGGACGGCCCTGGCCATGGGAGCTGACCGTGCCATTCATGTGGAAGTGGCAGGTGCACAGTACGAAACGCTGCAGCCCCTACATGTGGCCAAGATCCTTGCCAAGCTTTCTCAGGATGAGAAAGCCGACATTGTCATTGTTGGGAAACAG GCAATCGATGATGACTCAAACCAAACGGCGCAAATGACTGCTGCCTTGTTGGATTGGCCCCAAGGCACATTTGCCTCAAAG GTAGAAAAGAGCGATAGCGGTCTGACGGTGACGCGCGAGATCGACGGCGGCTTGGAGGTGATCAAGACTAAACTGCCGGCCGTGCTCAGCGCAGACCTGAGGCTCAACGAGCCCCGCTACGCTACTCTGCCCAATATCATG AAAGCCAAAAAGAAGCCCCTCAAGAAAGTGACCCCCAAAGACCTCGGGGTGGACATCGCGCCGCGTATCAAAGTGGTGTCAGTGGAGGACCCCCCGGTGCGCCAGGCCGGCTCCATCGTGCCCGACGTCGACACCCTGGTCGCCAAGCTCAAGGAGAGCGGACACGTCTGA